From a region of the Fischerella sp. JS2 genome:
- the atpH gene encoding ATP synthase F1 subunit delta, with translation MKGNAGLGEIALPYAEALMSVAQSRNLTEEFGEDIRALLNLLSSSEELQKFLNNPFIQVEDRKAVLNQILGEGANTYFRNFLMLLVDRRRIMLLEDVCRQYLALLRQIKQTVLAEVVSAVPLSEAQASAVKQKVIAMTNAREVELETRIDPDIIGGVIIKVGSQVIDASLRGQLRRLSLRLTSA, from the coding sequence ATGAAAGGCAATGCAGGATTAGGAGAAATAGCCCTGCCTTATGCAGAGGCTTTGATGTCGGTAGCACAGTCCAGAAATTTGACAGAAGAGTTCGGCGAAGATATTCGGGCTTTGCTGAACTTGTTGTCTAGCAGTGAGGAGCTACAAAAGTTTCTTAACAACCCCTTTATCCAGGTTGAGGATAGAAAAGCAGTTCTCAACCAGATTCTTGGTGAAGGTGCTAACACTTATTTCCGTAATTTTTTAATGCTGTTGGTAGATAGACGGCGCATTATGTTGTTGGAAGATGTTTGTCGACAATATTTAGCGCTTTTGCGGCAGATCAAACAAACAGTGTTAGCAGAAGTGGTTTCTGCTGTTCCTCTGAGTGAAGCACAAGCCTCAGCAGTGAAACAAAAGGTCATCGCCATGACCAATGCTCGCGAAGTAGAACTAGAAACTAGAATCGACCCTGACATTATTGGTGGTGTAATCATTAAAGTAGGTTCTCAGGTAATCGACGCTAGTTTGCGGGGTCAACTGCGTCGCCTGTCTTTGCGCTTAACAAGCGCCTAA
- a CDS encoding 2-phosphosulfolactate phosphatase codes for MIFNQSEFDLRCEWGDHGVTQLAPISDVVVIVDVLSFSTSVEIATNNGAIIFPYDWKDESALDYAKSLQAQLASDRTSQNSYSLSPASLTKIPAETKLVLPSPNGSSLTLQTGKTPTLAGCLRNCEVVAKFAQKYGAKIAVIPAGERWRDGNLRPAFEDLIGAGGILSYLNGNLSPEAEIAVSAFHAVKKNLLASLKKSSSGKELIARGFESDVEIAAAFNVSDCVPLFTGNVYVKQSLVFSE; via the coding sequence ATGATTTTTAATCAATCAGAATTTGACCTGCGCTGCGAATGGGGAGATCACGGTGTCACTCAACTTGCTCCCATTAGCGATGTGGTTGTGATAGTTGATGTTTTGTCTTTTTCTACTTCTGTGGAAATTGCCACAAACAACGGCGCGATCATTTTTCCCTACGACTGGAAAGATGAGTCAGCACTTGATTATGCCAAATCTTTACAGGCGCAATTGGCAAGCGATCGCACTTCTCAAAATAGCTATTCTCTCTCACCTGCATCGCTAACAAAAATTCCAGCAGAAACTAAACTGGTTTTGCCATCACCTAATGGTTCTTCCCTGACTTTACAAACTGGTAAAACACCTACTTTAGCTGGATGCTTACGAAACTGCGAAGTGGTGGCTAAATTCGCTCAAAAATATGGTGCCAAAATAGCAGTTATTCCCGCAGGTGAAAGGTGGAGAGATGGTAATCTAAGACCTGCATTTGAAGATTTGATTGGTGCAGGGGGAATTCTTAGTTATCTCAATGGCAATTTATCACCGGAAGCAGAAATTGCTGTGTCAGCTTTTCATGCTGTTAAGAAGAATTTGTTAGCGTCTTTGAAAAAATCTAGTTCTGGCAAAGAATTAATTGCCCGTGGATTTGAATCAGATGTAGAAATCGCAGCCGCTTTCAACGTGAGTGATTGTGTACCTTTGTTTACGGGAAATGTCTATGTTAAACAATCGCTAGTTTTTAGTGAATAG
- a CDS encoding class I SAM-dependent methyltransferase yields MSDSQTVSTAVAKLYDTYPFPPEPLLDEPPPGYNWRWNWLAAYNFCTGQKPKRQDIRILDAGCGTGVGTEYLVHLNPHASVVGIDLSAGALDVARERCKRSGANRVEFHHLSLYDVAHLSGEFDFINCVGVLHHLSNPIRGIQALASKLAPGGLMHIFVYGELGRWEIQLMQKAIALIQGEKRGDYRDGVQVGRQIFASLPENNRIVKRERERWSLENQRDECFADMYVHPQEIDYNIDTLFELIDASGLEFIGFSNPGFWQLERLLGKAPELMVRAGELSDRQLYRLIELLDPEVTHYEFFLGRLPITKADWSNDGALMAAIAERNPCIDGFPSQCVFNYDYQIVHLSAAELKFLQACEGNKTVAEILRDDVQLELKQVRSLLKDQLLMLTPT; encoded by the coding sequence ATGTCCGACTCCCAAACTGTTAGTACTGCTGTTGCGAAACTCTACGATACCTATCCTTTTCCACCAGAACCGTTGTTGGATGAACCACCCCCTGGCTACAACTGGCGCTGGAATTGGTTAGCCGCTTATAACTTCTGCACTGGGCAAAAACCCAAAAGGCAAGACATCCGCATTTTAGATGCTGGTTGTGGTACAGGAGTAGGAACAGAGTATTTAGTTCACCTCAACCCTCATGCTTCTGTAGTCGGAATTGATCTGAGTGCTGGTGCTTTGGATGTCGCCAGAGAACGCTGCAAACGCTCAGGAGCAAATCGCGTCGAGTTCCATCACCTCAGTCTTTACGATGTGGCACACCTTTCAGGTGAGTTTGATTTCATTAACTGTGTGGGGGTACTGCATCACTTAAGCAACCCGATTCGCGGTATTCAAGCCTTAGCGAGTAAACTAGCTCCAGGCGGCTTAATGCATATTTTTGTGTACGGGGAACTAGGACGCTGGGAAATTCAACTCATGCAAAAAGCGATCGCCCTGATTCAAGGTGAAAAACGCGGTGACTATCGTGATGGTGTCCAAGTAGGGCGACAGATCTTTGCCTCACTACCAGAAAACAATAGAATTGTCAAGCGAGAAAGAGAGCGCTGGTCTTTGGAAAATCAGCGAGATGAATGCTTTGCTGACATGTATGTCCATCCTCAAGAAATTGATTACAATATAGACACGCTGTTTGAACTCATCGACGCTTCCGGATTAGAGTTTATCGGCTTCTCAAATCCTGGTTTCTGGCAATTGGAGCGACTTTTGGGCAAAGCACCGGAATTGATGGTCAGGGCAGGTGAATTGAGCGATCGCCAACTTTACCGTCTGATAGAATTGCTAGACCCAGAAGTCACCCACTACGAATTTTTTCTTGGTCGTCTACCCATCACCAAAGCCGACTGGTCAAACGATGGTGCTTTAATGGCAGCAATTGCTGAGCGTAATCCCTGTATAGATGGGTTTCCGAGCCAGTGTGTATTCAATTACGACTACCAAATCGTACACTTATCGGCAGCCGAATTAAAATTTCTGCAAGCCTGTGAGGGGAACAAAACAGTCGCAGAAATTTTGCGGGATGATGTACAGCTAGAGTTAAAGCAAGTGCGATCGCTCCTAAAAGACCAATTGCTCATGCTAACACCAACCTGA
- the atpE gene encoding ATP synthase F0 subunit C, which produces MDPLISAASVLAAALAIGLAAIGPGIGQGNAAGQAVEGIARQPEAEGKIRGTLLLTLAFMESLTIYGLVIALVLLFANPFA; this is translated from the coding sequence ATGGATCCATTGATTTCTGCTGCTTCAGTTCTTGCTGCTGCTTTAGCAATTGGTTTAGCTGCGATTGGTCCTGGTATTGGTCAAGGTAATGCCGCAGGTCAAGCAGTAGAAGGTATCGCCCGTCAGCCAGAAGCAGAAGGAAAAATTCGCGGTACACTGCTGTTAACATTGGCATTCATGGAATCACTGACAATTTATGGTCTGGTGATTGCGTTGGTATTACTGTTTGCTAACCCATTTGCCTAA
- the atpB gene encoding F0F1 ATP synthase subunit A — protein sequence MLNFLNFFNSFTLAELEVGHHFYWQLGNLKLHGQVFLTSWFVIAILVVASIAATRNVQRIPSGIQNFMEYALEFIRDLTKNQLGEKEYRPWVPFIGTLFLFIFVSNWSGALIPWKLIKLPSGELAAPTNDINTTVALALLTSLAYFYAGFSKRGLGYFKKYIEPTPVLLPIAILEDFTKPLSLSFRLFGNILADELVVAVLVLLVPLFVPLPVMALGLFTSAIQALVFATLAGAYIHEAMEGHGGEEHEEH from the coding sequence ATGCTCAATTTTCTGAACTTCTTCAATTCCTTCACCCTTGCCGAATTAGAAGTAGGACATCATTTCTACTGGCAGTTGGGTAATCTAAAACTACATGGACAAGTTTTTCTTACCTCCTGGTTTGTGATTGCCATTTTAGTAGTGGCTTCAATTGCTGCTACTCGCAACGTCCAAAGAATTCCTAGTGGCATACAGAATTTTATGGAATATGCCCTAGAATTTATTCGGGATTTGACGAAAAACCAGCTGGGTGAGAAAGAGTATCGTCCTTGGGTGCCTTTCATCGGCACATTATTTCTGTTTATTTTCGTATCAAATTGGTCGGGCGCTTTAATTCCTTGGAAGCTCATCAAACTGCCATCTGGTGAATTGGCGGCTCCAACCAATGACATCAATACGACAGTAGCACTGGCGTTATTGACTTCTTTAGCTTACTTTTATGCTGGTTTTAGCAAGCGCGGTCTGGGTTACTTTAAAAAGTATATCGAACCAACACCGGTTCTATTACCAATCGCGATTCTAGAAGATTTCACCAAACCTCTTTCCCTAAGCTTCCGTCTTTTTGGAAACATTTTGGCGGATGAATTAGTGGTGGCGGTACTAGTTCTATTAGTCCCTCTATTTGTTCCTCTGCCGGTGATGGCTCTTGGCTTGTTTACCAGCGCCATTCAAGCCCTAGTTTTTGCTACCCTTGCAGGAGCTTATATTCACGAGGCGATGGAGGGACATGGTGGTGAAGAGCATGAGGAACACTAG
- a CDS encoding F0F1 ATP synthase subunit B: MGIVGSVLLLATEAAEAESPGGFGLDFNILETNIINLAILIGVLFYFGRKVISNTLSERRSNIETTIREAEERAKEAAAQLSDAQQKLTQAQAEAQQIRKAAEENARSAREAILARAAEEVERMKETAARDLDTERERAFAELRQRVVAMALQKAESELRSGIGDDAQQSLIDSSIALLGG, encoded by the coding sequence ATGGGTATTGTAGGAAGTGTCTTATTATTAGCCACAGAGGCGGCAGAAGCAGAATCGCCAGGCGGTTTTGGTCTAGACTTCAATATTCTTGAAACCAATATAATTAACCTGGCAATTCTAATTGGTGTTTTATTTTACTTTGGGCGTAAAGTTATCAGTAACACCCTCAGCGAGCGACGCTCAAATATTGAAACTACAATTCGGGAAGCAGAAGAGCGTGCCAAAGAAGCAGCAGCCCAACTTTCCGACGCCCAACAAAAGTTGACTCAGGCACAAGCAGAAGCGCAACAAATTCGCAAAGCTGCCGAAGAAAACGCTCGCTCAGCTCGTGAAGCAATTTTAGCGCGGGCAGCAGAGGAAGTGGAACGAATGAAAGAAACAGCCGCCCGCGATTTAGATACAGAAAGAGAGCGAGCATTTGCCGAACTACGGCAACGGGTAGTAGCAATGGCATTGCAAAAAGCCGAGTCGGAACTCCGCAGTGGAATTGGCGACGATGCTCAACAAAGCTTGATTGATAGCAGTATCGCGCTACTGGGAGGCTAA
- a CDS encoding ATP synthase subunit I, producing MSLSDQSTDPTPTTRQDSMPGFEDTEPVNSMQEFYKLYQEFLLITLVLTGIVFISVWFFYSLNIALNYLLGAFTGMLYMRMLAKDVERLGPQKRQLNKNRFALLVVIILLASRWNELQIMPIFLGFLTYKATLIFYVVREAFISGLPNIPKP from the coding sequence GTGAGCTTGTCTGATCAATCAACTGATCCCACACCGACAACACGACAAGATTCAATGCCTGGTTTTGAGGACACAGAACCAGTAAACTCTATGCAAGAGTTTTATAAACTCTATCAAGAGTTTTTGCTAATCACGCTTGTCTTGACGGGGATTGTTTTTATCTCTGTGTGGTTTTTTTATTCCCTAAATATTGCCCTTAATTATCTTCTTGGGGCATTTACGGGTATGCTTTACATGAGGATGTTGGCAAAAGATGTTGAGCGCTTAGGCCCACAAAAGCGGCAACTGAATAAAAATCGGTTTGCCCTGTTAGTAGTGATAATTCTGCTGGCATCCCGGTGGAATGAACTGCAAATCATGCCCATATTTTTGGGATTTCTGACATATAAAGCCACGCTCATCTTTTATGTAGTTAGAGAAGCTTTTATCTCTGGCTTGCCAAATATTCCAAAACCTTAA
- a CDS encoding F0F1 ATP synthase subunit B', whose protein sequence is MFDFDATLPLMALQFLLLAAVLNVIFYKPLTKVLDDRDNYIRTNNLEARERLAKAERLTKEYEQQLAEARRQSQNVIAQAQAEAQKITAEKIAEAQKEAQAQREQVAQEIEQQKQEALSSLEQQVDAFSRQILEKLLGPSLVK, encoded by the coding sequence ATGTTTGATTTCGATGCTACCTTGCCCTTGATGGCATTGCAGTTCCTGCTGTTGGCAGCTGTTTTAAATGTGATTTTCTACAAGCCATTGACCAAGGTACTGGACGATCGCGATAATTATATCCGAACGAATAACCTTGAAGCTCGGGAACGCTTGGCTAAAGCCGAGCGATTAACCAAGGAATATGAGCAACAGCTAGCAGAAGCGCGCAGACAATCTCAAAATGTCATTGCCCAAGCTCAAGCTGAAGCTCAAAAAATTACTGCCGAGAAAATCGCTGAAGCACAAAAAGAAGCTCAGGCGCAACGAGAACAAGTGGCTCAAGAAATAGAACAGCAGAAGCAGGAAGCTTTAAGTTCCTTAGAGCAACAGGTAGATGCCTTCAGCAGGCAGATTTTGGAAAAACTCTTGGGGCCTTCTTTAGTCAAATAA
- the atpA gene encoding F0F1 ATP synthase subunit alpha, which produces MAISIRPDEISSIIQQQIEQYDQQVKVANVGTVLQVGDGIARVYGLEKAMAGELLEFEDGTVGIALNLEEDNVGAVLMGEGHSIQEGSTVTATGKIAQVPVGEALIGRVVDALGRPIDGKGEIKTAESRLLESPAPGIVARRSVHEPMQTGITAIDAMIPIGRGQRELIIGDRQTGKTAIAIDTIINQKEEDVICVYVAVGQKASTVANVIQTLQDKGALDYTVVVAANASDPASLQYLAPYTGASIAEYFMYKGKATLVIYDDLSKQAAAYRQMSLLLRRPPGREAYPGDVFYLHSRLLERAAKLSDELGKGSMTALPIIETQAGDVSAYIPTNVISITDGQIFLSSDLFNAGIRPAINPGISVSRVGSAAQTKAMKKVAGKLKLELAQFDELQAFAQFASDLDKATQDQLARGQRLRELLKQPQNSPLAVYEQVAILYAGINGYLDDIPVDKVTTFAKGLREYLKTSKPQYIQGVQTQKALGDSEEAALKEAINEYKKTFLATA; this is translated from the coding sequence ATGGCAATTAGCATCAGACCTGACGAAATTAGCAGCATTATTCAGCAACAAATCGAGCAATACGACCAACAAGTCAAAGTTGCTAACGTTGGTACAGTTTTACAAGTAGGTGACGGTATTGCCCGTGTTTATGGTCTAGAAAAGGCTATGGCTGGGGAATTGTTAGAATTTGAAGATGGTACAGTCGGCATCGCCCTCAACTTAGAAGAAGACAACGTTGGTGCGGTGTTGATGGGTGAAGGTCACTCAATTCAAGAAGGCAGCACCGTCACCGCTACTGGCAAAATCGCTCAGGTTCCTGTAGGGGAAGCCTTGATTGGACGCGTTGTCGATGCTTTGGGTCGCCCAATTGACGGTAAAGGTGAAATTAAGACAGCAGAAAGCCGTTTGCTTGAATCTCCTGCACCTGGTATCGTTGCTCGTCGGTCTGTACACGAACCAATGCAAACTGGTATCACTGCTATCGACGCGATGATTCCCATTGGTCGTGGTCAGCGGGAATTGATTATTGGCGACCGTCAGACTGGGAAAACAGCGATCGCGATCGACACTATCATTAACCAGAAAGAAGAAGATGTAATTTGTGTTTACGTGGCAGTTGGTCAAAAAGCTTCTACTGTCGCCAACGTCATCCAAACATTACAAGACAAAGGCGCGCTAGACTACACCGTCGTTGTCGCTGCTAACGCCAGTGACCCTGCGTCCCTACAATACCTGGCTCCTTATACTGGTGCGTCAATTGCTGAGTACTTTATGTACAAAGGCAAAGCGACCCTAGTAATTTACGATGACCTCTCCAAGCAAGCCGCAGCTTATCGTCAAATGTCCTTGCTGTTGCGTCGTCCACCCGGACGGGAAGCGTATCCTGGAGATGTTTTCTACCTCCACTCCCGCTTGTTGGAACGGGCAGCTAAACTGAGTGACGAATTGGGTAAAGGCAGTATGACAGCCCTACCAATTATCGAAACCCAAGCAGGTGACGTATCTGCTTACATCCCCACCAACGTGATTTCCATCACTGACGGTCAGATATTCTTATCTTCTGACTTGTTCAACGCTGGTATTCGTCCTGCTATTAACCCTGGTATTTCTGTATCCCGCGTGGGTTCTGCCGCTCAAACTAAGGCAATGAAGAAAGTTGCTGGTAAGTTAAAGCTAGAGTTGGCTCAGTTTGACGAATTACAAGCTTTCGCTCAATTTGCTTCTGACCTTGACAAAGCAACCCAAGACCAGTTGGCACGAGGTCAGCGTTTACGGGAACTTCTCAAACAGCCTCAAAACTCGCCCTTGGCAGTGTATGAGCAAGTAGCCATTCTTTATGCTGGTATTAACGGTTATCTCGACGATATTCCCGTTGATAAAGTCACAACCTTCGCTAAGGGTCTGCGGGAATACTTAAAGACCAGCAAACCACAGTATATCCAAGGTGTGCAAACCCAAAAAGCACTAGGTGACAGCGAAGAAGCAGCTTTGAAAGAAGCAATCAACGAATATAAAAAGACCTTCTTGGCAACAGCATAG